The genomic interval GTTCACGAAGAAGCTCTCCGACGTGGTCAGCGGCCGTAGGCCCATCCGGCGGAGCAGTTTCGCCGCCGAGCGGGCGGCCGAGCCCGGCAACCGCCGTACCTTGGCGATCCGGGTGTCGAAGGTCGCTACCCGGAGCAGATCGGATCGACGTCCGGTCGGCGGCTCGAGCGCGGCCAGCCATTCGCGGATGCCGACCTCGATCGGCAACACCACGTCGCCCTGTTTCCAGGCCTCCTGCCGCGTCGACAGCCGGCTCATGGAGAACGCGTGCGTCGGTCCCCCGACGATCAGTAACCGGACATCATCGGGTACGACGCTCGGCGCCCGGTTGACCGGAACCGTGTCCGCCGGAAGGTGGTGTCGCAACCCGTCACGGATCGCTCGCGCGATCCGCTCGGTGTTGCCGAACATCGTCTCGTACACGATCAAGGCTCGAACGGTCTCGGACATGATTGCTCCCTCCGCTCAGTGCGATCCGACGCTCGTGCGGGAAGCGTCCAGGCGCTTGCCCTCGGCGTCGGTCAGGTGGTGCGGGACGATCGCGACCGGGCAGGTCATCGCGGCCGTCGAACGCCGCGCGACCGGGTCGATCGGCAACGGGCCGCTGTGCGCGCCGACGACGATCAGTCCGACGTCGCCGCTCTCGTGCACCAGTGCCGCTGCCGGCGGACGGCTACTCAGGAAGCGCGTCACCTTCACGTCCGGGAAGCGCCTCGTCCACGGGGCCAGGTTCTCGGACAGGATGTAGTCGGCCCGGCTGATCCACGAGCAGTCCGGATCCTCGTCCGCGAACGGACGCTCGGCCGGCAGTCCGGCGTGAACCACGATCAGGTCACCCTCCCGTGCCGCCGCCACCCCGAAGGCGAACTCGAGCGCCTCGGTCGACAACGCCGTACCATCGATGCCGACGGCAACCTTCCGGTCGACCAGCGACGGCTTCCAGGACAGCGGTACGACGACCACCGGGCAGCCGGCCCGCGCTGCCAGCGTCAGGTTGGCCTGGGTGTGCACCAGCCGCTGTGGGCCACGACTGCGCGAACGCCCGACCACGAGCATCCGGGCCTTGCGCGCCGCAGTCGCGAGGACGCGGAGCCGGGAGCCCTCCTCGGTGAGCGCGACCAGTTCGGTCGCGTATCCGTCGCGGTGCCGCACATGCGCCACAGCTGCCCGGACCGCGGCGTCGGCTGCCTCCGCGGGCGGCTTCGGCGCGTAGCCCGGCATCATCGGAGAGTACGAACCGTGCGCGGAGTACGGCGCGACCAGCACCAGCTCCGCGCCCGTCCGCAAGGCTTCGGCGGACGCGTAGTCCACTACGCGAAGGTTTTCCGCGCTTCCGTCGACCTCGACCACTACCGGGCCGGTCCGGTTCCAGTCACTCATCTTTCTCACCTCA from Kribbella sp. NBC_00709 carries:
- a CDS encoding flavodoxin family protein, giving the protein MSETVRALIVYETMFGNTERIARAIRDGLRHHLPADTVPVNRAPSVVPDDVRLLIVGGPTHAFSMSRLSTRQEAWKQGDVVLPIEVGIREWLAALEPPTGRRSDLLRVATFDTRIAKVRRLPGSAARSAAKLLRRMGLRPLTTSESFFVNETTGPISDVEIDRAQHWGEELGRLLTGTAKVA
- a CDS encoding universal stress protein encodes the protein MSDWNRTGPVVVEVDGSAENLRVVDYASAEALRTGAELVLVAPYSAHGSYSPMMPGYAPKPPAEAADAAVRAAVAHVRHRDGYATELVALTEEGSRLRVLATAARKARMLVVGRSRSRGPQRLVHTQANLTLAARAGCPVVVVPLSWKPSLVDRKVAVGIDGTALSTEALEFAFGVAAAREGDLIVVHAGLPAERPFADEDPDCSWISRADYILSENLAPWTRRFPDVKVTRFLSSRPPAAALVHESGDVGLIVVGAHSGPLPIDPVARRSTAAMTCPVAIVPHHLTDAEGKRLDASRTSVGSH